Part of the Stackebrandtia endophytica genome is shown below.
GTCAACCCGGCCAACAAGCGCAAGCTGTCGGTGATCGTGGTGGGCACCGGCCTGGCCGGTGGCGCGGCCGCGGCCACGTTGGGGGAGCTGGGTTACCAGGTCAAGAGCTACTGTTACCAGGATTCGCCGCGGCGGGCGCACTCCATCGCCGCGCAGGGTGGGATCAACGCCGCCAAGAACTACCGCAACGACGGCGACAGTGTGCACCGGTTGTTCTACGACACGGTCAAGGGCGGGGACTTCCGTGCACGTGAGTCCAATGTGCACCGCCTCGCCGAGGTGTCGGTGGAGATCATCGACCAGTGCGTGGCGCAGGGTGTGCCGTTCGCCCGCGAGTACGGCGGTCTGCTGGACACCCGCTCCTTCGGCGGCGCACAGGTGTCGCGCACCTTCTACGCCCGTGGCCAGACGGGCCAGCAGCTGCTGCTGGGGGCGTACCAGGCGCTGGAGCGTCAGATCGCGGCCGGAACCGTCGAGATGTTCGACCGGCACGAGATGCTCGAACTGATCGTCGTGGACGGTCGGGCGCGAGGCATCGTGGTGCGCGACCTGGTCAGCGGCACGGTCACCACCGAGTACGCCGACGCGGTCGTGTTGGCATCCGGTGGCTACGGCAACGTGTTCTTCCTGTCGACCAACGCCAAGGGCTGCAACGTCACCGCGACCTGGCGGGCCCACCGCAAGGGCGCGTTGTTCGCCAACCCCTGCTACACCCAGATTCACCCCACCTGCATCCCGGTCGCCGGCGACCACCAGTCGAAGCTCACCCTGATGTCGGAGTCGTTGCGCAACGACGGTCGGGTGTGGGTCCCCAAGAAGCCGGGCGACGGCCGGGCCCCCGGGGACATCCCCGAAGACGAGCGCGACTACTACCTGGAGCGCATCTACCCGTCGTTCGGCAACCTGGTTCCCCGCGACATCGCCTCCCGCGCCGCCAAGAACGTCTGCGATTCCGGACTGGGTGTGGGCTCCTCCGGGTTGGGCGTCTACCTGGACTTCGCCGACGCGATCGGCCGCCTGGGCCGCGACGCCGTGGAAGCCAAGTACGGCAACCTGTTCGAGATGTACGAACGCATCACCGGTGAGAACCCGTACGAGATGCCGATGCGCATCTACCCGGCGGTGCACTACACCATGGGTGGCCTGTGGGTCGACTACGACCTGCAGTCGAACATCCCCGGCCTGTTCGTGATCGGTGAGGCCAACTTCTCCGACCACGGTGCCAACCGACTGGGCGCCTCGGCACTGATGCAGGGCCTGGCAGACGGCTACTTCGTCCTGCCCAACACCATCAGCGACTACCTGTCGGCCGGTCCGTTCGAGAAGCTCTCCGACGACCACCCCGATGTGGTGGCGACCCGTGACCAGGTCACCGACCGCATCGAGAAGCTGCTGGCCGTCAACGGTGACCGCACCGTTGACTCCTTCCACCGCGAACTCGGCCACATCATGTGGGAGTACTGCGGAATGGAACGCACCGACGCCGGTCTGCGCAAGGCCATCGGCTTGATCCGCGACCTGAAGACGGAGTTCTGGCAGCGCGTCAAGGTTCCCGGGCAGGGCGCCGAGTTCAACCAGTCATTGGAGCGGGCCGGCCGGGTCGCCGACTTCTTCGAACTGGCCGAACTGATGTGTGTGGACGCGTTGCACCGCACCGAATCCTGCGGCGGACACTTCCGCGGCGAAAGCCAGACCGAGGACGGCGAAGCCAGGCGTGACGACGAGAACTTCTCGTACGTCGCGGCGTGGGAGTTCGGTGACGACCAGCCCACCCTGCATCGCGAAGACCTCGAATTCGAGTACGTCAAGCCGACCCAGCGGAGCTACAAATGAAACTCAACCTACGAATCTGGCGGCAGGCCGGGCTCGCCCACCGCGGCGAAATGGTCACCTACGTGCTCGAGGACGTCTCCCCGGACATGTCGTTCCTGGAGATGTTGGACGTCCTCAACGAGCGGCTCACGCTCGACGGTGAGGACCCCATCGCGTTCGACCACGACTGCCGTGAGGGCATCTGCGGCATGTGCTCGCTGACC
Proteins encoded:
- a CDS encoding fumarate reductase/succinate dehydrogenase flavoprotein subunit — encoded protein: MGEYTVGDPIADAKAPGGPVEKRWERRRFEAKLVNPANKRKLSVIVVGTGLAGGAAAATLGELGYQVKSYCYQDSPRRAHSIAAQGGINAAKNYRNDGDSVHRLFYDTVKGGDFRARESNVHRLAEVSVEIIDQCVAQGVPFAREYGGLLDTRSFGGAQVSRTFYARGQTGQQLLLGAYQALERQIAAGTVEMFDRHEMLELIVVDGRARGIVVRDLVSGTVTTEYADAVVLASGGYGNVFFLSTNAKGCNVTATWRAHRKGALFANPCYTQIHPTCIPVAGDHQSKLTLMSESLRNDGRVWVPKKPGDGRAPGDIPEDERDYYLERIYPSFGNLVPRDIASRAAKNVCDSGLGVGSSGLGVYLDFADAIGRLGRDAVEAKYGNLFEMYERITGENPYEMPMRIYPAVHYTMGGLWVDYDLQSNIPGLFVIGEANFSDHGANRLGASALMQGLADGYFVLPNTISDYLSAGPFEKLSDDHPDVVATRDQVTDRIEKLLAVNGDRTVDSFHRELGHIMWEYCGMERTDAGLRKAIGLIRDLKTEFWQRVKVPGQGAEFNQSLERAGRVADFFELAELMCVDALHRTESCGGHFRGESQTEDGEARRDDENFSYVAAWEFGDDQPTLHREDLEFEYVKPTQRSYK